The proteins below come from a single Bacteroidota bacterium genomic window:
- a CDS encoding outer membrane beta-barrel protein yields MKTRLILIYIIAFATNIIAQNPIKTEPFEKPINKGKWQIGGEITGSYDESTVYNNNTSNYSIGDDWEFKTLFLEVSPSIGKFISNGLVIGINPSLSYGGSFSKNSGSPSIGIGLGGYTKYYFNNGFLLNALAGIGKYDASFSFYNGFYLGGGVGYAYFLNPHVSLEGIINYSHQRTLMTKQKISQSNTCTFSAGLHFFFGRK; encoded by the coding sequence ATGAAAACAAGATTAATATTAATTTACATAATAGCATTTGCAACAAATATAATAGCACAAAATCCAATAAAAACAGAACCTTTCGAAAAACCTATTAATAAAGGGAAGTGGCAAATAGGAGGGGAAATTACTGGAAGTTATGATGAATCTACAGTATATAACAACAATACCAGTAACTATTCAATTGGAGACGATTGGGAATTTAAGACACTGTTTCTAGAAGTCAGTCCAAGTATCGGAAAGTTCATCTCAAATGGATTAGTAATTGGTATTAATCCTAGTCTTTCTTATGGTGGTTCCTTTTCAAAAAACAGTGGCTCTCCATCAATAGGAATAGGGTTAGGGGGGTACACAAAATACTATTTTAACAATGGTTTTCTACTTAATGCACTGGCTGGTATTGGCAAGTATGATGCTAGCTTCAGCTTTTATAATGGATTCTATTTAGGAGGAGGAGTTGGTTATGCATATTTTCTCAACCCACACGTTTCTTTGGAAGGAATTATAAACTATAGTCACCAAAGAACTCTTATGACTAAGCAGAAAATTTCACAATCAAACACTTGTACTTTCTCAGCTGGACTACACTTTTTTTTCGGTAGGAAGTAA
- a CDS encoding NAD(P)H-hydrate dehydratase: protein MQILSSKQLKEADAYTIANEPIKSIELMERAAKKCTDWIAEHFSIDFHFHVFCGKGNNGGDGLAIARILLERKYHVSVIILEYSTIPSEDFQINLMRLLELSIQNTNCSIKHVSSSIDFQTYNFASPNSIIIDAILGYGLNKPTIGLIAETIQFINRQTLPKICIDIPTGLFADAIANNTLDNTIAADITLTFQTPKLTFLLPETGNFVGQLVVLDIGLSAEYMRTSTNTNNYVTHELAKTIFKKRNKFSHKGNYGHSLLIAGSYGKIGAAILSAKACLKAGAGLVTVYIPKCGYTPMQTAVPECMVITSDHENYLNAFYPKFDYNAVGFGPGIGMEKDTQNALKFFLQNNASPVVFDADAINILAENKTWLSFIQPGTIFTPHVKELERLVGRTSNSIDRIELAKEFAFKYQSYVVLKGAHTCIIFPNKELFFNSTGNPGMATAGSGDALTGIITSLLAQGYTSADACILGVFIHGKAGDIAANELSEESLIASDIINSLGNAFSTICK from the coding sequence ATGCAAATTCTATCATCTAAACAATTAAAGGAAGCTGATGCATATACAATAGCTAACGAGCCCATTAAATCGATTGAATTAATGGAACGTGCAGCGAAAAAATGCACTGATTGGATTGCTGAACATTTTTCTATAGATTTTCACTTTCATGTTTTTTGTGGCAAAGGCAATAATGGTGGTGATGGGTTAGCTATAGCAAGAATACTGTTAGAAAGAAAATATCATGTAAGTGTTATAATACTTGAGTATTCAACCATTCCAAGTGAAGACTTTCAAATTAATTTAATGCGACTACTTGAATTATCAATTCAAAATACTAATTGCTCTATTAAGCATGTCTCTTCCTCAATAGATTTTCAGACATACAATTTCGCCTCTCCAAATTCAATAATTATTGATGCTATATTGGGATATGGTTTGAATAAGCCAACAATTGGATTAATTGCCGAAACAATTCAATTCATCAATAGACAAACACTTCCTAAAATCTGTATTGATATTCCAACTGGATTATTTGCTGATGCTATCGCCAACAATACATTGGATAATACAATTGCGGCCGATATTACATTAACATTTCAAACTCCAAAACTAACTTTTTTACTTCCTGAAACGGGCAATTTTGTTGGACAGTTAGTCGTACTTGATATTGGTCTTAGTGCAGAATACATGCGCACTAGCACGAATACTAATAACTATGTAACACATGAATTAGCAAAAACAATTTTCAAAAAACGAAACAAATTCTCTCATAAAGGGAACTATGGGCATTCGTTGCTAATTGCTGGTAGTTATGGTAAAATAGGTGCGGCAATACTTTCCGCAAAGGCTTGCTTAAAAGCTGGCGCGGGGCTTGTTACGGTATATATTCCTAAATGTGGATACACTCCTATGCAAACAGCAGTACCTGAATGTATGGTAATTACAAGTGACCATGAGAATTATTTGAATGCATTTTATCCAAAATTTGACTACAATGCTGTTGGGTTTGGTCCTGGAATAGGCATGGAAAAAGACACTCAAAATGCTTTGAAATTTTTCCTACAAAACAATGCCTCCCCTGTTGTGTTTGATGCAGATGCAATAAATATTCTTGCAGAAAATAAAACTTGGCTTTCCTTTATTCAACCTGGTACTATATTCACACCACATGTAAAGGAGCTGGAAAGATTAGTTGGAAGAACGAGCAATAGCATTGATAGAATAGAACTAGCGAAAGAATTTGCATTCAAATACCAATCTTATGTTGTACTTAAAGGCGCACACACATGTATAATTTTTCCTAACAAAGAATTATTTTTCAACTCAACTGGAAACCCCGGTATGGCAACAGCAGGAAGTGGAGATGCTTTAACAGGAATCATAACTTCACTGTTAGCTCAAGGATATACATCGGCAGATGCGTGTATATTAGGCGTTTTTATTCACGGCAAAGCCGGAGATATTGCAGCAAATGAGTTGAGTGAAGAATCATTAATTGCAAGCGACATCATTAATAGTTTGGGAAATGCTTTCAGCACGATATGCAAATAA
- the yajC gene encoding preprotein translocase subunit YajC, with amino-acid sequence MAPPAGSKGAENPIMQLLPIILIIVVFYFFMIRPQLKKSKEQKKFRESIKKGDKIITIGGIHGKIADINEKTFLIDVGGGVRLEIEKQAVSMESSQLIGATK; translated from the coding sequence ATGGCACCTCCAGCAGGAAGCAAAGGAGCAGAAAATCCAATTATGCAACTACTACCTATTATTCTAATAATAGTAGTATTCTATTTTTTTATGATTCGTCCTCAATTAAAAAAATCGAAAGAGCAAAAAAAATTCCGCGAGTCTATTAAAAAGGGCGATAAAATTATTACCATTGGCGGTATCCATGGAAAAATAGCAGATATAAACGAGAAAACTTTTTTGATTGATGTAGGTGGAGGCGTTCGTTTAGAAATTGAAAAGCAAGCTGTATCAATGGAATCTAGCCAATTAATTGGCGCAACTAAATAA
- a CDS encoding T9SS type A sorting domain-containing protein: MKKQTIKLAALALLLAASTSQKTNAQATVNWANNFQFQCVDKDAAFDVQDMVDWSHSTIDTIDSQWIRVGYAKDKADIDPLTTKKIVDPSKDKMNGPEGEFENPHNYGTPFIASYGYSNSGKLKWTKKYDILSNNSGVFVTAITSRGNNKGVYVAGKYEGKFKYDTKTFSSANNKLYIMQLSELGVLNKSIEFGATSFNYNSITSINTDINGNLLVLIKCSNGKLTFSNGTSITTKEQDLVLVKLSSTLTILMAKKIAEVKSNDLMFKNIQSDKAGNIFMAGIYLQTGTTKIDFDPSASIKNLPSYTNYALAIAKYNSQGNFVWAKSIDAQYAYEGFDFAVDVKGNSYIASQTTGMSIDVNPGTAVNKAGLSAAYIVKLDNSGNYVWHKTENSDGGITEITLDNYGNFYTLREKDAENITAEDNRIWLRKYRCSTGTILWDNFIDKIPTQNYTGSTSVQNVKIHACKKTVLVSAEFLGSFDLLGTGTHNLSNVNVQDGWYRPVMIKYNMYGTALSPEEQIEENNNIAFKASNEESTTSVAVYPNPTTEYVTIKGENTENTTATIYNYSGVAVKTISIAERETTVSVSELPAGMYFVEVVSNGNKEIKKLIKQ; this comes from the coding sequence ATGAAAAAGCAAACAATTAAACTAGCTGCATTAGCATTGCTACTGGCAGCATCCACATCACAAAAAACAAATGCTCAGGCTACAGTAAATTGGGCAAATAACTTTCAATTTCAATGTGTAGATAAAGATGCCGCTTTTGATGTACAAGATATGGTAGATTGGAGTCATTCCACAATTGATACTATTGATTCGCAATGGATACGTGTTGGCTACGCAAAAGACAAAGCAGATATTGATCCATTAACTACTAAAAAAATTGTAGATCCATCAAAGGATAAGATGAATGGACCTGAGGGCGAATTTGAAAACCCACATAACTATGGTACACCATTTATAGCATCTTATGGATACAGCAATTCCGGGAAATTAAAATGGACTAAAAAATATGATATTCTGTCGAATAACTCGGGGGTATTTGTAACAGCTATTACATCCAGAGGAAACAATAAAGGAGTGTATGTGGCCGGAAAGTATGAGGGTAAGTTCAAGTACGATACAAAAACATTTTCGTCTGCTAACAATAAATTATATATTATGCAGCTCTCGGAATTAGGTGTGCTGAATAAGTCAATTGAATTTGGAGCGACCTCTTTTAATTATAATAGCATAACAAGTATAAATACAGATATAAACGGAAACTTACTTGTGCTTATTAAATGTTCCAATGGAAAACTTACATTCAGTAATGGGACTTCTATCACTACTAAAGAACAAGATTTGGTATTGGTTAAGTTAAGTTCAACCTTAACTATATTGATGGCTAAAAAAATAGCTGAAGTAAAATCAAACGATTTAATGTTTAAGAATATACAATCGGATAAAGCCGGAAATATATTTATGGCAGGTATCTATTTGCAAACAGGTACAACCAAAATTGACTTTGACCCATCTGCTTCTATTAAAAATTTACCTAGCTATACAAATTATGCTCTTGCAATTGCAAAATATAACTCACAAGGTAATTTTGTATGGGCGAAGAGTATAGATGCACAATATGCGTACGAAGGCTTTGATTTTGCAGTAGATGTGAAAGGAAATTCATATATAGCATCTCAAACAACAGGAATGTCTATAGATGTAAATCCGGGAACGGCAGTTAATAAAGCAGGATTAAGTGCAGCGTACATCGTAAAATTAGATAACTCCGGCAACTATGTATGGCATAAAACAGAGAACTCGGATGGGGGAATAACTGAAATAACGCTAGACAATTATGGTAATTTTTATACACTTAGAGAAAAAGATGCGGAAAATATTACCGCAGAAGACAACCGAATTTGGCTAAGAAAATACCGATGTTCAACCGGAACTATTCTTTGGGATAATTTTATAGATAAAATACCGACTCAAAATTATACAGGTTCTACATCTGTTCAGAATGTAAAAATACATGCCTGTAAAAAAACGGTTCTAGTATCTGCAGAATTTTTAGGCTCTTTTGATTTGTTAGGAACAGGAACTCATAATCTTTCTAATGTAAATGTGCAAGATGGATGGTATCGCCCGGTTATGATTAAGTATAACATGTATGGCACTGCTTTATCACCGGAAGAACAAATAGAAGAAAATAATAACATTGCATTTAAAGCTTCGAACGAAGAATCTACAACTAGCGTAGCTGTATATCCAAATCCTACAACTGAGTACGTAACTATAAAAGGAGAGAACACTGAAAATACTACCGCAACAATTTACAACTACAGCGGTGTAGCCGTAAAAACTATCTCAATAGCAGAACGAGAAACTACTGTAAGTGTTTCTGAACTACCTGCGGGAATGTACTTTGTAGAAGTGGTGTCGAATGGCAATAAAGAAATCAAAAAATTAATCAAGCAATAA
- a CDS encoding pinensin family lanthipeptide has protein sequence MRNKLSLQEIQVKSFVTNLHSVEKQTIGGGNIAIASAAVSATTTATVTTPAPTVNCTVAYGTAVAGLTCVIVDEMNENNTFTIGEGVSNAVCADSHNIFCGGMQTQNIGGCMIVSFVGGTGACLSAKLC, from the coding sequence ATGAGGAATAAATTATCACTTCAGGAAATTCAAGTTAAAAGCTTTGTGACAAACTTACATTCAGTTGAAAAGCAAACTATCGGTGGCGGAAATATTGCTATTGCAAGTGCAGCAGTATCGGCAACAACAACTGCTACAGTAACAACGCCAGCACCTACGGTTAATTGTACAGTTGCATATGGAACCGCTGTGGCCGGTTTAACCTGTGTTATTGTGGATGAAATGAATGAGAACAATACTTTTACAATTGGAGAGGGAGTTTCCAATGCTGTTTGTGCAGATTCACATAATATTTTTTGTGGAGGCATGCAAACACAAAATATTGGAGGCTGTATGATTGTAAGTTTTGTTGGAGGAACTGGAGCTTGCTTAAGTGCTAAATTATGTTAG
- a CDS encoding DUF2341 domain-containing protein yields the protein MHKQIHYFILTTVFFSFLLKAQVPVGYNYVIPITVTNPNNVALIDYQVSLDINTMQLISNSKMDFNAKDVLFQHGCKNLCFWIEDSSLNAPRTTFWVKVDQLNPGVNTVYMYYGNNTITNNTYFDGNCVFEFFDDFNAGTLDNSKWNTNDYVAYNGGENFFVTPTTTTSGQFTFTASSGKKRSGISHPMAMANYELGTKYKIAAHPYGTSIPDSDVEFGWLETPIRSTLLSSSTTTVNASGRLYAYGVDDEDILESVASTGVASQLINNAMYADVRGNYHYVRLRTVNGKGTGKRFTYQPFNTTNLTTSISTVGLMNHASNSGSEAIYLGSADYENLQMYFDFVFVKKAAPLEPNLIVGSEVANNLPCAISLSSNSPVCEGQQLTISAVNNCAVTPSSTMYITTPTNSKQLQATTQYQVSVALSSDSGNYYFTDTIQGCAYNDSIFVAVHKKPFVQTTDYTICVGTSASIQASGASNYSWNNSTIGNINTVSPLQTTSYVVTGTNQFNCSDTAEAVVTVNPLPVVTVNSPEICIGEQATLNATGAVSYSWSNMAQTQSIQVSPVTTTAYAVIGTNQYNCSTSVIASVVVNSTPLIAVQTSPTCVGQLCSLAATGAATYNWSNGISGAQQAFPLYISTQIKVVGTDANGCIDSTTVILNPNPLPTANFSLTVQDSLCSYAALIVNGSLQTATNYWYVNNEPMSNEEEPVITLPSIGNYELKLVVENSYGCKDTTLQTISVKEEFMNTLYVPNTFTPNNDGVNDTWGVEYTCMKEMKCEIFNRWGEHLATLPNLNAVWNGYYDGKLADSDIYVYKLIATSSIEESKIAKVGHILLLR from the coding sequence ATGCACAAACAGATACATTATTTTATACTGACAACTGTTTTTTTTTCTTTTTTGCTAAAGGCTCAAGTGCCTGTAGGATACAACTATGTGATTCCAATAACAGTTACAAACCCAAACAATGTTGCGTTGATAGATTATCAAGTTTCATTAGACATAAACACGATGCAACTTATTTCCAACTCCAAAATGGATTTTAACGCCAAAGATGTATTGTTTCAGCATGGGTGTAAAAATTTGTGTTTTTGGATTGAGGATTCGAGTTTAAATGCGCCACGCACTACTTTTTGGGTAAAGGTAGATCAGCTAAATCCGGGAGTTAATACCGTTTATATGTATTATGGAAATAACACAATCACAAACAATACCTACTTTGATGGCAATTGTGTATTCGAGTTTTTTGATGATTTTAATGCGGGTACCTTAGATAATTCAAAATGGAATACCAATGATTATGTAGCATACAATGGAGGAGAAAATTTTTTTGTAACACCAACTACAACCACTTCCGGTCAATTTACATTTACCGCCAGTTCCGGAAAAAAACGAAGTGGAATCTCTCATCCAATGGCAATGGCAAATTATGAATTAGGAACAAAGTACAAAATTGCTGCGCATCCTTACGGAACTAGTATTCCCGACTCGGATGTGGAATTCGGATGGCTGGAAACGCCTATTAGAAGTACTTTACTAAGTTCTTCCACCACAACAGTCAACGCTTCGGGTAGGTTATATGCTTATGGAGTAGATGATGAAGATATTCTGGAATCCGTTGCCTCTACAGGAGTGGCAAGCCAATTGATAAATAATGCAATGTATGCTGATGTACGAGGAAATTACCATTATGTTCGGTTAAGAACAGTAAACGGTAAAGGAACAGGAAAACGATTTACATATCAGCCATTCAACACTACAAATTTAACAACATCAATTTCTACTGTAGGTCTTATGAATCATGCTTCTAATTCAGGGAGTGAAGCGATATACTTAGGTTCTGCAGATTATGAAAATTTGCAAATGTACTTTGATTTTGTCTTTGTAAAAAAAGCAGCACCTCTGGAACCTAATCTAATCGTTGGTTCTGAAGTAGCCAATAATCTTCCGTGTGCTATTAGTTTATCATCTAATTCTCCTGTATGCGAAGGACAACAGTTGACTATTTCTGCTGTGAATAATTGTGCTGTTACTCCAAGTTCCACCATGTACATTACAACACCGACAAATAGCAAACAGTTACAAGCAACAACACAGTATCAAGTATCTGTGGCATTATCTTCTGATTCGGGCAACTATTATTTTACAGATACTATTCAAGGTTGTGCATACAACGATTCTATTTTTGTTGCTGTACATAAAAAGCCTTTTGTGCAAACGACAGATTATACAATATGTGTAGGCACTTCTGCAAGTATACAAGCAAGCGGTGCTTCTAATTATAGTTGGAATAATTCTACCATTGGAAATATAAATACTGTTTCCCCTTTACAAACTACTTCGTATGTAGTAACAGGTACTAACCAATTTAATTGTAGCGACACAGCCGAAGCAGTAGTTACAGTAAATCCATTACCCGTAGTAACTGTTAATAGCCCGGAAATATGTATAGGAGAACAAGCAACACTAAATGCAACCGGAGCAGTTTCGTACTCTTGGTCGAACATGGCACAAACTCAATCTATACAAGTTAGTCCGGTTACAACTACCGCATATGCAGTAATTGGTACCAATCAGTACAATTGTTCAACTTCTGTAATTGCTAGCGTAGTTGTTAACTCAACTCCGCTTATCGCAGTACAAACATCTCCTACTTGCGTAGGGCAATTGTGCTCGTTGGCTGCAACAGGTGCTGCAACCTATAATTGGAGTAATGGAATTAGTGGAGCTCAGCAAGCTTTCCCCTTATATATTTCTACACAAATTAAAGTTGTAGGAACCGATGCTAACGGTTGTATAGATTCTACAACTGTTATACTCAATCCAAACCCGCTTCCAACGGCTAATTTTTCGTTAACAGTGCAGGATTCTCTTTGCTCTTACGCTGCACTAATTGTAAATGGGTCTCTTCAGACAGCTACTAATTATTGGTACGTAAATAATGAACCAATGAGCAATGAAGAAGAGCCGGTCATTACCTTACCTTCAATTGGAAACTACGAATTGAAATTAGTTGTAGAAAATAGTTATGGTTGTAAAGACACCACATTACAAACAATTTCTGTTAAAGAGGAATTTATGAATACGCTGTATGTGCCAAATACATTCACTCCCAACAACGATGGTGTCAACGATACATGGGGAGTAGAATATACGTGTATGAAAGAAATGAAATGTGAAATTTTTAATCGTTGGGGAGAGCATCTGGCTACATTGCCAAATTTAAATGCAGTTTGGAATGGCTATTATGATGGTAAATTGGCAGATTCGGATATATATGTTTACAAGTTAATTGCTACCAGCTCCATTGAAGAAAGTAAAATTGCAAAAGTAGGACACATACTTTTGTTGAGATAG
- a CDS encoding T9SS type A sorting domain-containing protein codes for MKKQTIKAAALALLLAATTSQKSHAQATVAWKQQFQGDAIHHWGENVTWLLSSFDTIAGQIYYQSSVTSKTGVDFNPDKNIKTLVKAGAANNYTFGENEHADAGTPVVSAYSTVSGQFKWVNKLEPISGFVLPDHLKEVGKSDGTYVGGRYKGKFKYKSTIFTSITKGNFASEDLFLLRLNSSGNLVSKAFIVPANPTDESKVVINSITTAKNGDLIVAISLEITENSSSHYIIKSSTYSKNITLKEKGVAIIRFDGSLKYLSHTIIETNGNSVAVDEMKTDASGNIVTKLSVYKSNNLAIDLNPSTAVDPIANNLVADQDGIFLVKYNPNLSGVVWKKQSMFKKYFKMQIDKMSNIYCISVVGSSDTAIISPTIKIIPAQGVSSQLVAKYDKNMNYVSHLATNRAAQYVDDFQVHMDGNNNIYMAYGLNVVSTSDWLYKRMFMSKIKTAGTMAEVWKNSIMNSINGYSVEGEGIYGHKNGVYATALLGPHANKYSVLVGNPLQTIKVSGNEYNSCIVKYTLSGAALSPEDQVEEGSNIAFKTGLEKTTLQVAVYPNPAADFVTIKVENTENTTATIYNYSGVTAKTITIEELETTVSISELPAGMYIVEIVSNGAKEIKKIVKQ; via the coding sequence ATGAAAAAGCAAACCATTAAGGCTGCTGCACTAGCATTGCTATTGGCAGCAACTACATCACAAAAATCACATGCACAAGCTACGGTAGCTTGGAAACAACAATTTCAGGGAGATGCCATCCACCATTGGGGAGAAAATGTTACTTGGCTCTTATCTAGTTTTGATACAATAGCCGGTCAAATCTATTACCAATCTTCCGTTACTAGTAAAACAGGAGTGGATTTTAATCCCGATAAAAATATAAAAACATTAGTAAAAGCAGGGGCGGCTAACAATTATACGTTTGGCGAGAATGAGCATGCAGATGCTGGCACTCCCGTTGTTTCGGCTTATAGTACAGTATCTGGTCAGTTTAAATGGGTAAATAAATTAGAACCAATTTCCGGATTTGTATTACCCGATCATTTAAAAGAAGTAGGTAAATCAGACGGAACGTATGTTGGTGGTAGGTATAAGGGCAAATTTAAGTATAAGTCAACCATTTTTACTTCTATTACTAAAGGAAATTTTGCTAGCGAAGATTTATTTTTATTACGACTAAATAGCTCGGGTAATTTAGTATCAAAAGCATTTATTGTTCCGGCAAATCCTACTGATGAGTCTAAGGTTGTAATCAACTCCATTACTACTGCTAAAAATGGCGATTTAATAGTAGCTATATCATTAGAAATTACGGAAAATAGTTCTTCGCATTATATAATTAAAAGTTCTACCTACTCAAAAAATATAACGCTAAAAGAAAAGGGCGTTGCAATTATTCGATTTGATGGAAGCTTGAAATACCTAAGTCATACTATAATAGAGACTAATGGAAATAGCGTTGCTGTTGATGAAATGAAAACTGATGCATCCGGAAATATTGTAACTAAGTTATCGGTCTACAAATCAAATAATTTGGCTATTGATTTGAATCCATCTACAGCTGTGGATCCTATTGCCAATAATCTAGTTGCAGATCAAGATGGTATTTTCCTAGTTAAATATAACCCTAATTTAAGCGGTGTAGTTTGGAAAAAGCAATCTATGTTTAAAAAATATTTTAAAATGCAAATAGATAAAATGTCAAACATTTATTGCATTTCTGTTGTAGGAAGCTCTGATACAGCTATTATTTCGCCAACAATAAAAATTATTCCGGCACAAGGAGTTTCTTCTCAATTGGTTGCAAAGTACGATAAGAACATGAATTATGTAAGCCACTTAGCTACTAATAGAGCAGCACAATATGTTGATGATTTTCAAGTGCATATGGATGGTAATAATAATATATACATGGCTTATGGCTTAAATGTAGTTTCAACTTCAGATTGGTTGTACAAAAGAATGTTTATGTCTAAAATAAAAACAGCAGGTACTATGGCTGAGGTGTGGAAAAACAGTATTATGAATAGTATCAATGGTTATTCTGTGGAAGGAGAAGGAATTTATGGGCACAAAAATGGTGTGTATGCTACAGCTTTATTAGGCCCTCATGCAAATAAATACTCTGTTTTGGTAGGCAATCCGCTTCAAACAATTAAAGTAAGCGGAAATGAATACAATAGTTGCATAGTAAAATATACCTTAAGTGGTGCGGCTTTATCTCCGGAAGACCAAGTAGAAGAGGGTAGCAATATAGCATTCAAAACCGGTTTAGAAAAAACTACTTTACAGGTAGCTGTATATCCTAATCCTGCTGCAGATTTTGTAACGATAAAAGTTGAGAATACAGAAAACACTACCGCAACAATTTACAACTACAGTGGTGTAACCGCAAAAACAATTACTATAGAAGAATTAGAAACTACGGTAAGTATTTCTGAACTACCTGCGGGAATGTACATTGTAGAAATAGTATCGAACGGTGCCAAAGAAATCAAGAAAATAGTAAAGCAATGA
- a CDS encoding pinensin family lanthipeptide translates to MRKTVKLNLQELVVQSFVTTIPNKNKITINGGATNTAFMYGAMNLVSESVFGVGVNFSTFNTGGAGNTSI, encoded by the coding sequence ATGAGAAAAACTGTAAAACTAAACTTACAAGAACTAGTAGTTCAGAGTTTCGTAACAACTATTCCTAACAAAAATAAAATAACTATTAATGGGGGTGCTACTAATACAGCTTTTATGTATGGTGCAATGAATCTAGTATCAGAAAGTGTATTCGGAGTAGGTGTAAATTTTAGTACGTTTAATACAGGAGGCGCTGGAAATACTAGTATATAA
- a CDS encoding DUF1573 domain-containing protein — MNTKYTHILILVATFFLFSCKQQETNKEITTDLVTNPLSATDANNSAIPVIEFEKSEHDFGKISQGEKVSHSFKFKNTGKADLLIASAQGSCGCTVPTFSDKPIVPGAEGTIDVIFDSEGKEGKVSKTITVVTNSNPSTQILKISTEIIIPTTKNEK, encoded by the coding sequence ATGAATACAAAATATACACACATACTTATTTTAGTAGCTACATTTTTCCTGTTCTCTTGCAAGCAACAAGAAACCAACAAAGAGATTACAACAGATTTAGTAACAAACCCACTTAGTGCAACAGACGCAAACAATTCTGCCATTCCGGTAATTGAATTTGAAAAATCAGAACATGATTTTGGAAAAATTTCACAGGGAGAAAAAGTATCTCACTCGTTTAAATTTAAAAATACCGGAAAGGCTGATTTACTAATAGCATCGGCTCAAGGAAGCTGCGGATGTACCGTTCCAACATTTTCAGACAAACCTATTGTGCCTGGTGCAGAAGGAACAATAGATGTGATTTTTGACAGCGAAGGGAAAGAAGGCAAGGTTTCAAAAACGATTACAGTAGTAACAAACTCAAATCCGAGCACACAAATTTTAAAAATATCTACAGAAATAATAATACCAACAACTAAAAACGAAAAATAA
- a CDS encoding dephospho-CoA kinase: protein MLKIGITGGIGSGKTTVCKVFETLGIPVFYADEIAKQALTKQEIISKIKIEIDHSVLNSGGEVDRLKLAEIVFKNESKLKTLNSIIHPFVAKEFDKWVQQQHAPYILKEAAILFESGSSKNLNKVISVVAKLEDRITRVMARNKITRIQVEERINNQISDEERIAKSDFIIYNNDTVSLIEQVITIDKILKTL from the coding sequence ATGCTAAAAATTGGAATTACCGGTGGAATTGGAAGCGGAAAAACAACCGTTTGCAAAGTATTTGAAACACTTGGCATTCCCGTTTTCTACGCAGATGAAATTGCAAAACAAGCATTAACTAAACAAGAAATTATATCTAAAATTAAAATTGAGATTGACCATTCTGTATTAAATTCTGGTGGTGAAGTTGACAGATTAAAATTAGCAGAAATTGTTTTTAAGAACGAATCGAAACTTAAAACACTTAATTCAATCATTCATCCGTTTGTAGCTAAAGAATTTGATAAATGGGTACAACAACAACACGCACCTTATATTTTAAAAGAAGCTGCCATTTTATTTGAAAGTGGCTCTAGTAAAAACTTAAACAAGGTAATTTCCGTTGTTGCAAAGCTAGAAGATAGAATAACAAGAGTGATGGCTAGGAATAAAATAACTCGAATACAAGTAGAGGAGCGCATCAACAATCAAATTTCGGACGAAGAACGAATTGCAAAATCAGATTTTATAATTTACAATAATGATACAGTATCTCTAATAGAGCAAGTGATTACAATTGATAAAATTCTAAAGACACTTTAG